From the Helianthus annuus cultivar XRQ/B chromosome 17, HanXRQr2.0-SUNRISE, whole genome shotgun sequence genome, the window GCAGACCTGGTCCAGCCACTTCTAAGATTTTCTAATTAAGTTTTGCAGAGAGTTAAACCCCATCACcgcccatcaccaccaccaccaccgtccaccaccctctatcgtccatcaccaccaccattgtccaccatccatcaccaccaccaccgtccatcatcaccaccgtctaccacccactaccatccatcaccaccatcaccgtcTACCATAATCACCGTCTAGCAcgaccaccacccaccaccaccgtccgtacaccaccacctgtttattttagaagtctgcATACGTTAAAAAACAAGCAACCTTCTTCTTACAGACTGTAGAGGTTTGATCCACCTGTTCTTCTATAGATGTttacagatgtggtccgcagactgcagagaTTTTACCTCttcaaaacaaacaacaccaaacTTTAATATTAGACCTTTTACTTTTTAGTTTAAAGAAAACTGACACCAAGTTACTTAATCATCTTCTTCCTTTTCCAATTATCGAAAGTATAAAAGTCTTCATTTATATTATCATTAGTTTTTACTCTTCTTTTTACAATTTTCTCAAATTTTATTGGGGTCGATGTCAAAGTTTCATGGGAGTGGATTGAGAGTTTATCGTATATTTATAACACTAAAAAAATTCATGGGTGGCGGCGACCCCATACCCAAAGCTTAGTTCCGGCCCTGGTCCATTTGCTCATAAACGTTAAATTATGTTATTCATTTATCTTAGTTCGATATTATTCATTCATTTATGTATCTTCGTTAAAATATTTCTGCAGATTTCTTAATTAGCAATTTTGAACTACAAATTCAAGCTTATGGCTCTATTTACATAATTACATACCATTTCGGGATTAAATATGAATAGAGAATTGTTAATCAATATCATGAATTGATGATAGTGGTTTGTACATGGCTGTTTGAAGAGAGTAATTTAAAGAAGGTGTTGTTTTGAATTATGAATAATCAAATCAAATGGTATTCAGACTTTAATTTAGATTCCGATGTTCATTATTTAAATGCTTAAATTAACGTGATGATTATTCTTTATTATCTTATATCGCCTATGATTTTTTATGGATTTCTTGGATTAAATTAATAATGTTGACATGTGATGATTATTCGTTAATATCTCCTATTAATCAATAAAATATTACAATGTGAAAAGTTGACGGGCCTGAACAATAAAGTTGATTCTTCTAGATAGTTGTCTCAAACATGTCACAATTTCGTGTGAAATTTCCTTTTCGTTTTGTTTAATGTGAAAGACCGAGTATGCGTTCAACATTCATTGACCCAACctataattaatattatattctTCTTCCTTCGTTCGTTGAAACTCTTAAGACTATATATACTTGTAGCATGATCGAACTTCATCACAAACTAAATCATAGTTCCTACAattaagtttttatatttattccaaacGAATGACTTGGATTTCAATCTTCACCGGAAAATCTGGATTTGCTGCATCTTCTACAGCCGAAGATGTTACTAAAGGAATCGATGGAACTGGTCTCACAGCCATTGTTACTGGTATTAATCTTACTTCTATTGCGTCGATATGTTGTTGACTTGTATCTgacataaaatatttttttaaatgttacgAGACCAGAAAATACTTTGGATATAACTCGGCCTTTTAACTAATAATATTTAGAGTTATATTTAATATTACAATATGCTTGAAAAAAAATCGAAACTTTCAGGAGCTACAAGTGGTATCGGTTTAGAAACTGCGCGCGTGCTTGCCTTACGGGGAGTCCATGTTGTTATGCCGGTTAGAAATATTGCAGCTGGTGAAAAAGCAAAAGAAAGCATTGCTGAAAAAGTCCCCAATGCAAAACTTGAAGTGATGGAGTTGGATGTTAGCTCACAGGAATCTGTTAGACAATTTGCATCGCAATATTGTTCCAAAGGACTTCCATTAAACATCTTGATGTAAGACAAATCTGTATTTTAATTTAACCCTTAAAACACTTTTCATAAGAAGGCTGGCTAACTAATATGATTTGGGTTTGGTCTCAAAAGTCTGAATGCAGGGATTATGAGTCCTCCTTTCACTCTCAGCAAAGACAACATAGAATTGCAGTTTGCAACCAACCATCTTGGTATGTAATTTTGCCaacttttttgtatttttaacctTCTCTTAACAAACATGTTATTTAAAAGGAAAATTTGTTTCTATATTTAGGTAACTTTCTTTTGACAAACTTGTTATTGGATACGATGAAAAAGACCGCGATAGAAAGTGGGAAAGAGGGAAGGATTGTTATACTTTCCTCCGAGCTTCATCAAACGACATACAAAGAAGGAATTATGTTCGATAAAATCAATGACGAGCAGAGGTAAAAATATTAGATCTATTCCatgaaatatatacacacatttgAATGGTAGGCCGGCCCACCAACCCAATACGCACTATTTTTGGCCATTTAACATGAATAAATATATGGGTCATGCACAGGTTTAACATTTCATCCACCTAATTATATGTGGTTTGATTTTCAGTTATAACGCGATGTATGCTTATGGGCAatcaaagcttgctaatgcattACATGCAAAGGAGCTCACTCGGCGTTTGCAGGAAGAGGGAGTCAATATAACTGCCAATTCATTGCACCCTGGAGTTATTAATACGAATCTACTACACCACAATGGCTTCTTCGGTACATCTTGATCCTTTTTCTTCCATTTTACTTAGGGACCAAAGATTTTATGAAAATAACTGTTTTGACAAGTAATTGATCATCTTTTTTCTTTACGTACTTACGATCTTAAACTTGTGTTGGACAGCTATATTTTTTAAAGTGGTTCAGAGTTTCTTAAAGAACATCCCACAGGTTCGATAATTCTCTACATATTTTCTTGTTTGTGTAAAGAAAGATGATTCGAAGCTAATCATAATGATGGTTATTTAGGGAGCTGCAACAACATGCTATGTAGCAATGCACCCACAACTTAAGGGCGTTAGTGGGGAGTATTTTGCGGATAGCAACTTGAAGAAAGCAAGCGCATATGCACAAGATCCGGAACTAGCAAAGAAACTGTGGGATTTCAGTGTGAAGCTGACCCAAGCCAAGTGATCCTTCTACTAGTGAATGTCATGGACTATTTTCCTTGTAAAATTAATGTATGTTTttatagtaatgataattgttgtaAAAATTACGTGGTCCCTTTTTTATAAATGAAAGCGAGAGAAGATGGAATTTGTTGAAGCATGTGCAACATCCGTGAGGTTATTTTTAAGCTGCTGGTTCACGTGTGCATCACATGCACATTGGATTGTCTTGTGTTTTCCCTATTCAAGCATGTGTTTTATTTGTGTTTTTCTTTTCAAGTAATGGGTCAGTTAGTTCCTTTATTTTAGGTAGTGGAGTAGTGGCTTAGTGGGTCTCTTTGACTAGTTATTTAAAGTTGTTATGTTTCTGCATTTTGTAAGTGTAATCGTTGTTTTGTTTAATCAGAAAATTGGCATTCAGCCACAAGTGTGTTTGTGAGTTGTGAGGTTTGCTTTGATTTAATTCACTGTGTttatcaagtggtatcagagccactttcGAGATGTCGGACCTGCAGTTGATCAGTGGTGTGAAGAAATTGAATAACCAGAATTACAAGACCTGGGCTACGTATCTTTCTTCGTATCTGCAGGGGCAAGATCTGTGGGAAGTGGTGCAAGGAAACGACACCGTGCAACCCCCGAGAGAGACTCAAGATGGAGCTCTACGGAAATGGAAAGTCAAAGCAGGAAAAGCAATGTTCGTACTCAAGACAACGGTGGAAGAAGAACTCCTTGATCATATCAAGGATGCAGCGAATCCTAAGGCGGCGTGGGATACCCTAGCTGAAGTTTTGTTGAAGAAAAATGAGGCTAGGCTGCAACTGTTAGAAAATGAGTTATTCAGTATAACTCAGGGTGATCTAACAATCCCACAATATTTCCACAAAGTCAAAGCTCTATGTCGCGAGATCGGTGATCTTGATCAGCAGTCTGTGATTGGTGATGCGAGGATGAAGCGTATCATCATACACGGTTTGAAGCCTGAGTATAGGAGTTTTGTTGCTGCGGTTCAGGGCTGGCCAACACAACCTTCTCTAGGCGAATTTGAGAACCTGTTGGCTAGCCAAGAAGCACTAGCCAAACAGTTTGGGGGCCTATCAGTTGGATCCAGTTCGAAGCAGGAAGATCAAGCTTTATATGCTGAAAAGTCGAAGGGTCGGCACAAGAATAAGCCACGTAACATGAACCGGAATCATGATAAAGCCAAAAATCATGATCAACGTGACAGAAAGAATGACAACTTTGATCGTGGTAACCATTCGGGTGAAAGAAAGACTCGTTTTCAGGGTAAGCGGTTCC encodes:
- the LOC110926397 gene encoding short-chain dehydrogenase TIC 32, chloroplastic; this encodes MTWISIFTGKSGFAASSTAEDVTKGIDGTGLTAIVTGATSGIGLETARVLALRGVHVVMPVRNIAAGEKAKESIAEKVPNAKLEVMELDVSSQESVRQFASQYCSKGLPLNILILNAGIMSPPFTLSKDNIELQFATNHLGNFLLTNLLLDTMKKTAIESGKEGRIVILSSELHQTTYKEGIMFDKINDEQSYNAMYAYGQSKLANALHAKELTRRLQEEGVNITANSLHPGVINTNLLHHNGFFAIFFKVVQSFLKNIPQGAATTCYVAMHPQLKGVSGEYFADSNLKKASAYAQDPELAKKLWDFSVKLTQAK